The Duganella sp. BuS-21 sequence TGTTCGAGACCGATATCGGGCCCCTGCGCGTGGCGCGCAATTTGGGATTAAACTTGTTGAATAAATTACCTGTGCTGAAGCGCCGCCTCATCTCCCACGCGATGGGCAAGTAATCGGCAGTTGAAACAGCAGTTACCGGAGAAGTCATGAGAAAGAGTAAGTTCGCGTTGTTGTCCTTGTCCGTGCTGATGGCGTCCTGCGTCGGCGCACAAACGCCGCCCAGCACGGAAGCCATCAAGAAGCTGATCGAGCCGCGCCTGGGGGTGAACGTCAAGGTCGATTCGATCAAGGAAACGCCGTACAGCGGCCTGTATGAAGTGCGCATCGGCAGCGACATCCTCTACACCGACAAAACCGCCACCTATCTGATCAACGGCCATATCTTCAACCTCAGCACCGGCGCCGACCTGACGCGCGAGCGCATCGAGGAAATTTCGAAGATCAAGTTCTCCGATCTGCCGCTGGACAAATCCATCAAGACCGTCAAGGGCGACGGTTCGCGCGTGATCGCGGTGTTCGAAGATCCGAACTGCGGCTATTGCAAGCGCCTGCGCCAGACCACGCTCAAGGAAATCGACAACGTCACCATCTACACCTTCATGTATAACATCCTGTCGGACGATTCGTTCGCCAAGTCGAAGAACATCTGGTGCTCGGCGGATCGCGGCAAGGCTTGGGACGACTGGATGATCGGCGGTAAAGCCGCACCGGCGGCGGCCGCGTCGTGCGAGTCGCCGAACGATGAAGTGCTGGCGCTGGGCCGCAAGCTGGGCGTGCAGGGCACGCCGGCGATTTTCTTCGCCGACGGGTCGCGCGTTCCGGGTGCGATCGACACCAAGACGCTGGAAGAGAAGTTCAGCAAGGTTAAGCAATAACAATCGTAGCCAAACCAGGGAGACATGCATGATCACTTTGAACGTCAATGGTAAAGATGTACAGGTGGACGCCGATCCATCGACGCCTATCCTGTGGGCCCTGCGGGATAACCTGAATATGACAGGCACCAAGTTCGGCTGCGGCATGGCGCTGTGCGGCGCCTGCACCGTGCACCTGGACGGCCAGCCGACCCGCTCCTGCGTGACGCCGATTTCGGCCGTCGCCGGGCAGAAGATCACCACCATCGAAGCCATGGAAACCGACAAGGTCGGCAAGGCCGTGCAGGATGCCTGGGTCAAGATCGATGTGCCGCAATGCGGCTACTGCCAGAGCGGCCAGATCATGAGCGCCACGGCGCTGCTGCGCACGAATAAAAATCCTTCGGATGCCGATATCGACAACGCCATGAGCGGCAATATCTGCCGATGCGGCACCTATCAGCGCATTCGGTCCGCCATCAAAGACGCCGCCAAATCCATCGCCTGAGGAAAACACCATGCGTATCGAATGGATTAATCAAGGCATGACGATGAGCGCTTCGTCGTCGGACTCCGGCCTGTCGCGCCGCAGCTTCATGAAAACCGGTGCAGTGGCCGGCGGTGGCCTGGTACTGGGCTTCTTCCTGCCCGGCGCCGGCCGCTTCGCCAACGCGCAGCAGCCGCCGGCGACGGTGCATCAGCCCAACGCTTTCCTGCGGATTACGCCGGACAACCGGGTGACGGTGCAGGTCAACCGACTGGAATTCGGCCAGGGTGTGCAGACTTCGCTGCCGATGCTGATCGCCGAAGAGCTGGAGGCCGATTGGTCGCTGGTGGACGGCGCGTTGGCGCCGGCAGGTGATCAGTACAAGGATCCGCTGTTCGGCATCCAGATCACCGGCGGCTCGGGCAGCGTGGCGCATTCCTTCATCCAGTACCGCGAAATCGGCGCCAGGGCGCGCATGATGCTGGTAGCGGCGGCGGCCGAACAGTGGCAGGTGCCGGCCGACCAGATCAAGACCGTCAAGAGCACGCTGATCGGACCTGCGGGGCAGCGTGCCACGTACGGTTCGCTGGCCGATGCGGCCATGAAGCAGCCGGTGCCCGCCACCGTCAAGCTGAAGGATCCGAAGGACTTCACTCTCATTGGCAAGCCGGTCAAGCGTCTTGACGCGCGCGCCAAGTCCACCGGCAAGCAGCAGTTCGGCATGGACTTCAAGGCGCCCGACAGCAAGGTTGCGGTGGTGGCGCGTCCGCCGGTGTTCGGCGCCAAGGTGGCCAAGTTCGACGCCAGCAAGGCCAAGGCCATCAAGGGCGTGATCGACGTGCTGGAAGTGAAGACCGACCGTGGCGGCAGTGGCGTGGTGGTGATCGCCGACGGTTACTGGCCAGCGAAGAGCGGCCGCGAAGCGTTGGCCATTGATTGGGACACCAGCGGCGTCGAGAAAGTCAGCAGCGACAAGCAGCTGGGCGAGTACAAGGCGCTGGCGCAAAAGCCGGGCAATCCCGCGCGCAAGGCCGATATCTCGAAGTTGGCCGGCGCGGCGAAGAAAATCTCCGCCGTCTATGAG is a genomic window containing:
- a CDS encoding DsbC family protein, whose protein sequence is MRKSKFALLSLSVLMASCVGAQTPPSTEAIKKLIEPRLGVNVKVDSIKETPYSGLYEVRIGSDILYTDKTATYLINGHIFNLSTGADLTRERIEEISKIKFSDLPLDKSIKTVKGDGSRVIAVFEDPNCGYCKRLRQTTLKEIDNVTIYTFMYNILSDDSFAKSKNIWCSADRGKAWDDWMIGGKAAPAAAASCESPNDEVLALGRKLGVQGTPAIFFADGSRVPGAIDTKTLEEKFSKVKQ
- a CDS encoding (2Fe-2S)-binding protein — protein: MITLNVNGKDVQVDADPSTPILWALRDNLNMTGTKFGCGMALCGACTVHLDGQPTRSCVTPISAVAGQKITTIEAMETDKVGKAVQDAWVKIDVPQCGYCQSGQIMSATALLRTNKNPSDADIDNAMSGNICRCGTYQRIRSAIKDAAKSIA